One segment of Cerasicoccus sp. TK19100 DNA contains the following:
- a CDS encoding ribbon-helix-helix protein, CopG family: protein MPRKKSSKKPTKKSANKKKAAAIRRAPGKTQISISLPAELVLRIDVLATAQNRNRSNFIATELEKLAE from the coding sequence ATGCCCAGGAAGAAATCATCGAAGAAGCCGACCAAGAAATCAGCCAACAAGAAAAAGGCTGCAGCCATAAGACGCGCCCCTGGAAAAACTCAGATTTCGATCAGCCTGCCAGCTGAGCTTGTCCTGCGCATTGACGTCCTTGCCACCGCGCAAAATCGCAATCGCTCGAATTTTATCGCCACCGAGTTGGAAAAACTGGCCGAATAA